A single window of Enoplosus armatus isolate fEnoArm2 chromosome 22, fEnoArm2.hap1, whole genome shotgun sequence DNA harbors:
- the LOC139305367 gene encoding uncharacterized protein: MTDTEMDQLANFLGHDIRIHREFYRLPEKTLQLAKISKLLMALEQGRLAEFHGKNLDEITIGPNEKVLGNDEEDRSGEEAHCSSTVDEPSAEETLPPAEGNEIPPTHKRHKPPSTEETLPPTEGNEVPPTRKRHKPPSAEDEVASGVSVVRPSSRGKAGQKKTPWQQTEVQAVERHMKQFITSCVVPAKSDCEKCLRAEPEALKNRDWQTLKFYVYNRITAYKRKVQCN, encoded by the exons atgacagacacagagatggaCCAGCTGGCCAACTTTCTTGGTCATGACATTAGAATCCATCGTGAGTTCTATCGACTCCCTGAGAAGACTCTGCAACTCGCCAAGATCAGCAAACTTCTAATGGCACTCGAGCAAGGAAGATTAGCGGAGTTCCATGGCAAGAACTTGGATGAAATCACGATAGGTCCAAAtg AAAAAGTTCTGGGCAATGATGAGGAAGACAGGAGCGGAGAGGAAGCACACTGTTCATCTACTGTTGATG aaCCATCAGCAGAGGAGACTCTTCCACCTGCAGAGGGGAATGAAATCCCACCaacacacaagagacacaaaccgCCATCAACAGAGGAGACTCTTCCACCTACAGAGGGGAATGAAGTCCCACCAACACGCAAGAGACACAAACCGCCATCAGCAGAGGATGAGGTAGCTTCTGGAGTCAGTGTTGTGAGACCCTCTTCCAGAG GTAAAGCTGGccagaaaaaaacaccctgGCAGCAGACAGAGGTGCAGGCGGTGGAGAGGCACATGAAACAATTCATCACTTCTTGTGTTGTACCGGCAAAAAGTGactgtgagaaatgtttaaGGGCTGAACCAGAAGCTCTCAAGAACCGGGACTGGCAAACCTtgaaattttatgtttataACCGCATTACAGCctacaaaagaaaagttcagTGTAATTAG